The Lepisosteus oculatus isolate fLepOcu1 chromosome 28, fLepOcu1.hap2, whole genome shotgun sequence genome includes the window TGCCAGGGGAATTCGTGGGCAATCCATTGCAGGACAGAGACAGATGTCAGGATTCTCATCACACAACAATCCTGCAAACGCATATAAAAGAACAAATTTGAATTACagcaacatttatttaaatagaaaaagaaCACTGACTCCAGATATACATGTTTGATCTGAGAATGCTCTCAGATAAAACTACATTTGTTTTACCTTTAAGTCAACAAATCACTAAACTGTGCACATCATCATGTAAGCCTAGATATATTTTTACCCCCCAACATGTAACAATATATTTTGCAAAAATGACATGACTGAAGTAGTTTGGTTTGAAGTATTGTGAACTTGCATATTCAGAACGTCAAAGGCTACTTAAATATAAGTTTCAAGGGTGCTGGTGTCAGCCTTATTAAATCTGATCAATATTATCCTTGTATTCTTAAACAGTCCACTCCTGACTATGAAACTTTGCTGGTTTTCTTTGCTGATAAACCTGTTTACTCAATTTGTCATCAGAATTACCTCATCTGTAACAACCTTGTTTCAACATACTTAAACCAAACAAAAGAACAGAACCTCTCCTACTTAGGGCCTTTCACATAAGAAAACACCAACATGAcatcttcatttttattatgcACAAAAAACATCAAGTTATCAAGTTACCTGAATGAGTTGTCGAGGCCGTATGGTGCGctagaatttaaaaataaatctgattttCATTTCAGTATTCTCATTGACGGTATCAACAATCATATGGCAGAAAGGTGTGAAATGTGACATGGTTATTTAAACATATCACAGAATAAAAATCCCCCAAGGCCTGTATTAAATTCTTGAGCCAAACTCCTTACCTATGCACACAACTGTAAAGGAAGAGATTAAATAGGCCTCATGCTTTGCACTGATAAGAGGGCGTGCACAATTAGGCAtggcagatatacagtataaagcttaTATGCTATAAAATCTCTTTATTACAATTGTGAGGGCAGAAAAACACTAGGTCAATTTCTACTGCTTTGCCTTACTGCTCAAGAAAAGTGCTACAATATGCAACCCCATCTCGTCTTTTTTAATAAAGTGGACGCCTGGGGCAGGCTGCTGAACAATAGATACGGCACTTCCTGCTCTGTTATTTTCCTACAACATATCTCCCCCTGCGAGGGCTTTTTTCCCCCCTACGGACATGTGCGCGACTTCTCCCACTGCGCAGCCTGGAGCTACGGAGGGCGAGCGCGCACGTGCAGGAGGAAGGGAGCCGAGGCGATTCCGAAAGCTCGGGCTCTACATTCTGTTCCGTCGGGAGGAACGGGTTTTTCCAGCCGCGGGGGCTGCACGGGCCTGTCGTCTCTCTTGTTCCTGCAAAAGAAGGCAAAAGCAACGAGGCGAAGCGCTCAAGGGGGACGGGACTCACGGGACCCCCTTCCTCAGCAAGGGAGACAGAGCAGACTTGGAGAAACCAACCAAGGCAGATCTGCAGAAAATGGTTCATTCCTCTTCGTGTGTAACCTGCCGTTACCTCCACCATGGACGGATGTTATTTCGGATCTCCCTGGGCAGGTAGTTATACGGGTTGAGAAGGAGTCACAGGGTGGGGGGAGGGGATGGGGGGGTTTCTTCTTTAATGTCACGAAAACGGCACGGGGGTGCCCCGCCGGAGAGGGGGGGGGCGGTCACTGTTCTTGGGACCCCCAGGATATGTAGTCGGGCCGGGTGGCGGCGCCGTACTCGTCGATGAGCTGCTGGACGACCTCGCGCGAGTTGTCCAGCTCGTCGAAGTTGTCCTTGAACACGTCCTCCTTCCGGAATTGCTCCAGGAAGGCCTCGCGCTTCCGCAGCTTGTCGTACTGCCTGCAGGTCCGCTCGAACAGCTGTAGACGAGAACAAGAGGTGAGTGAGCGCTCTCCGCTGGCTGGAGCTGCCGGGGGGGTTTTCACATTCGAAAAGCTTTAATACACTCGGTGTCACAACCGCCTTCGCAGGAACGAAAAACAACACTCGAAATAGCTCGAATACCCATACCAGGATGCTACCATAAGAGTAATTTAGGCTGCTTTTGGCAGTGGGAAACTTCCTAGTCTGAAAACAGGGGCTACTGACCATGGAGAACAATTTGTCTACCTAGCCGTAACTATTTGATCTTTTTGCAGAATTCAATCCCTGCCTGTGTAGCCATCCTGCTAGGGgagtttctattttattaatcaCGTTAATCTGGAAGCTAAATGACATTGTTATCCCAGTTTAAACCAACCCAGCTAAACCCTAAGggtaaagtgaaaacaaaactgagCAGGATGGCACATTTCTAAACAAAATGTCAAAGAGCAAAGAGATTTAATTAGCTACTTCAAACCAAAGGGTTTTGCTGAAACATTCAGATACAGTGCAGCGATGCAAAGGCTGGCAAGACTGCTTACAGAGGAGATGCTGGTGTGGTTGGCCATCATGAGCCCACTGACACGGTGCGCGGAGGGCAGGTAGGGAGACTTCCTGGACAGAGCCACCTGAATACTGGCAGGACCCCAGGGGATAAAACTAGCAAGCTTCCTCTCTCGGATCCTCTGCAAGCTTTTGTGCACCTGGAATCACATGGCGTTTTGAAATTACTGCTCACGTAAAATGGTCAAGGGCACAATTGTCTTGTATTTTCTTAGTTTTTCAGTGGATTTACCAGGATCTGCTTCTTTGCAGATATCTGTGGCATATACATAGTACAGAATAGTtctgcaacaaaaaaaactacacaCAAGTTATCAAGTGAATACTGATCTGGTATTTGAGTAGttgctgtattactgtattttctattttttataagCATTCTAGataattctgaaaagaaaacacctgtaGGAAGATAAGAGATTTCAATAGACACTATCACAATATCTGAAGTCATGGATGTGGTAACTGGTCATtagtcttctttttttcctggcAACCAACAGTCTTGACATGTCACAATTTCTCGAGCGCAATCCTGTCTGTTAAGAATTAAAGTAAATGAAGAGGGGTGAAGCTGATATTGTGACTCAGGAAATGAAATACAGCCATCTGAAGTACGGACATCTGGCTTAAAGGAGAGGCACAACAGTCAGCTCTCTCAGCGGCAACAGTGCGTGCACTTAAGTGTCACAGACACATGACGCTGAATCACTTTTTAATGAAGCCTGTCAAATGCATTCCTTCTTAAGAGCTAATTCTCTGACAGAGACGCCCAGCTACAATCTGTGTCACCTGGAAAACTCTCAAACCCCAGAGGGGAGAGAGAACAGCTTGCACGCAGACCCTGCCCCTTGGACAATAGAGATCTGCTGAACAGCCCTAGAGCCATAGAACAATAAAAGCCCTTCAAACACGTCATCATTTGATGCATTACACTTCAGATTTGTACCTCAAAAACAAtaccacaaaattaaaacatctgCACAATTTTATAAATGCTGatcggcaaaaaaaaaagcatcagtTGTGAAATACTGCTGCAGCATAGTAAGAGACACCTATTACTGTAATATAAGCCTGCATTCATGTTAGGCATGTATAAATGTTACAAGAGTAGAAAAACGTGAAAAAAACTACAGGATCACATTCCCAAGTAACTACCAAGAGTAGAACGGCTATAGGGGTGCAAGATACTCCTGTgcagcaggactgtcacagctgAATTGAGCTGAAAAGTGTCCTGCAGGCTGCTGTACCTGGGTAGGATCCACTTCTCCCTGGATGATATTGAGGATGGCGATGTAGCAGTGGTTGGTCTGCCTGTCCCGGGCTGTAGACACCATGACATTCTTGGGCTGCAGTAGCCGCCTCATCACATCCAGCACTGTGGTTTTCCGAACACTCGCCACCTGTCAGGCAGGCCAGAGCCGCAAGGGCAAAGATACAGAGTCCAGGTTCAGGCACGGGGCTCCAGCAACAGCCCAtttcaaaatggaaaagaaaggaCTTCTAtactatagattttttttacaaaagaaagTTTAATACATACATCTTTCTCCTGTAAGCATATCCCCTTTCCATCAATGCAGTAAAGTTAGGACACTTTTAAATACCGCCTTCTTATTGACAGGCATTTTATGTAGGGAGCCCAATACTTGGCCCCCCCCCCAACCGTGGTTTTGGGGACCCCCCAACAcctagtgattttttttctggctgAGCACTTGAATTGAATCCTTcaattaacaattaacaattgGATTAACAAGGTGCTTGACTGAAACGGTTACAAGATTATTTTCAACTCTAAACCTGGAGATCTCAGGttatttgtgaaaataaatagTTTAAAAGGCAACCTGCAACATGTTTAAAGACTGGACACGATCAAAGAGTTCAAATCAATCCTTCTAGGAAGCAAGAGAAATTTAAGTTGACTGTAAATTAATAGGTTTTAAAAGTCCTTCAACACAAAACCACCTCCCTGGCATGCATTAGTAACACCAACTTCAACGAAATGACAatccacacacaaaaacacaggcaCATTTAAAGATTATTTACCCAATTAAAGGACAATTTGTTCAATGTTTTTCATCTTTGAAGAAAAAAGCTTTGTAAATACACAGTAAGGAAAAGTCTTCTCAGGCAATCTCAAGTTCTTGGTGGGTGGAAATCTCATACTTTTTCACTCCAAAGTATCAGAggcatttttaaacattcaaaATGACACCTTCATCATATAAACAACTAAACTGTGTGTTTTGGACATTTGTCACACCTAGTTTGCACTCAGTTTTTTAAGTTAGTGTACTCATAGCCAAATCAAAATCTAATCAGCAGAGTTTATGTCCACGTCAAGCTAACAATTGCTCATCACAAACAATTTAGCATATCGTTTTAGAAATGGCATGATTTCATAGGCAGAAGAGAATTCTCAACAATAATTTCTAGCTAGTTCTAGCTTACCGATTGGTCAGTAGTAAGAGGCGTGTAGCCAGTCATGAGGAAGTGAAGGCGGGGCGTGGGAATGAGGGATGCAATTAGACCAATCAGATCATTGTTCATGTAGCCAGGGTACCGCAGGGTGGTGGTACTTGCAGACATGATGGTAGAGACCTGTTACAGGGGACAGAGTGGCCTTAGGTCATGAATATAGCCAAGTGAGAAATTCAGATTGTACTGGACCCCCTCTGAAGGGATCTCTCATGAGTCAGAATCCAAATTTAGAGCCTCCAGTTggaatatatataataaacttCCAATAAGAGTTTTATGAAGCCTCACACACTTCAACCAGTTCTGATACCTCTCCTGGTCTAACTGTCAGCTCTACCTCTATTTAGTAATTTCCGTTATAAAAGTCATTTATGAAGTCAAAGTAATATTATTTCTCTTCTTCCTTTACATAACTAAACAgctaaaaatatttccaattgaACAGCTTTAAAACTAAGATcacaatattttaagtatttccCATGCAAAATGTGAACTATAGCACTTTGAAGCAGAAGTTGGTTTGTAACATGATGAAAACTGGCAAGTGGACAAAGAAAGGGACATTTAGCAATGGATTGCAACTTGTCCTGAGACGACCTTAACACACCACATGACTACACCAATTTAATGCATGAGAACACAAGTGACAAATATGAGGATCTAATATGAGAATCCTGTGACTTCTTGCTTAGCCGAGTTGTTAATAGCAAGTCCCTTCAATTGTCGTTGTTAAGAATTAAGCCACACAGTCATCTTATTGTTTAAAGCTTGTAGCAATAGCTACAAAATGAACATTTCTGCACAGGACATGGAAGAGAACGGGTTTGTGACAGTTTTCTAAACGAGTGAGGAGATTTAGGGTGACAAGTAAGATTCTTACAGGAACAGAAATTAGGTGTTAATCTATTCTAACAGGTTATCCAGATACCACAATCAAATAAGTGTCCCAGATTTTAGTTTTGGAAAAGGTTCCTTTCACCAAACGCTCATTTTctcaaaatgtaagaaaaacatCTGAGCTTTCACTTCATGGCCTCAGGATTTGGTTAGACAAGATATTGTAATACATTGGCTATAAagaataaaactcagcacattCCTTTTCTTATCTGACATTATCCAAACAGAGGCAATATTTAGAATTACACCCCCTTAAACTATAATTATGAACCAtaaaattccacactgaaattcACGGGTTACTTCTTCACCACTTTAATGTGGGCTCTGCAATGAGCAGTTACGTGACAGCCAAAGTTTGCTGCCCTTCCTCAGTCATGATGCAACGAGGGAGGAAACCTGCCCAGTGCCTGCAGCAGCTCCTTACCAGCTGGTTGATCTGAGAGAAGGAAGGGTTCTGAATATGCAGTCTGTCAGTGGCTATGCGGTTCAGAGCTGTGTTATCTAGCACCACCTAGAGAAAGAAAGAGGCAAGGagagacacaggcagcacaggcACAGAAAGAGTGAAATAAGGATTTGGATTCTAACCACAACCCTACAGCTGGAGGTATCAACTATTATAAACAATATCCCTTTTGTAACCATTGTGCTCAAGGCCAATCTGTTCTGGTACCAGGAGAGCACGTAGAATTTTATTTGTCACTAATTCGAAATAATTACAGATGAAGTCCCATGCCTGTTCACTGTTTagataaaatgcattttccGCCACTTATTTTGGAATTTGCATTCTAGGAACCAGTAATCAGCACACTGACGTCGGGAATGCGATATTTACAGACCCTTAAAGAAAAGGCTGCTTGTGTGTTAAATAAATCCATCAAGCAACTGCCTAACAAATGAGCAGCACAGTCCTGCCTTACAGACGGCTATTGTCCTCACTCTGGCTCTGTGATGCACAGCACGCACTCCACTTGCTCCACCTTGAATGACCTAGACTCTGCAACTTGACTCAACGTGAAGcgttgaaatataaaaaaatgctgCTTTAGAAAAGGTGGTGAATTGTAGCCAGCAAATGTGAACATTACCAAATCATGAGGAAGCatccaaaaaacaaatttaagaaACTTGAAAAAAGGACCAAGACCTCATAGAGCAATATATCTCTTTCACCAGATGGCTGCCGAGAGCAGCAGGTCTATGTTAACGCTAGAAAGACCTTCAGTCTAGTCAACCTACATAATGAAAATGTTATCATATTTTGCAGGGGGCTGCCAAAATGTACCATCCCATATTCAGTGTCTTATAACCAGATTGTGTAAACATGCTCTAGTTCACAAGAAGACCTCTGCTTACCACACAGTCTGCATTCTGAGTCAGTCTTTTCAGCGTCAGCAG containing:
- the tubg1 gene encoding tubulin gamma-1 chain, with product MPREIITLQLGQCGNQIGFEFWKQLCAEHGISPEGIVEEFATEGTDRKDVFFYQADDEHYIPRAVLLDLEPRVIHSILNSPYANLYNPENIYLSEHGGGAGNNWASGFSQGEKIHEDIFDIIDREADGSDSLEGFVLCHSIAGGTGSGLGSYLLEKLNDRYPKKLVQTYSVFPNQDEMSDVVVQPYNSLLTLKRLTQNADCVVVLDNTALNRIATDRLHIQNPSFSQINQLVSTIMSASTTTLRYPGYMNNDLIGLIASLIPTPRLHFLMTGYTPLTTDQSVASVRKTTVLDVMRRLLQPKNVMVSTARDRQTNHCYIAILNIIQGEVDPTQVHKSLQRIRERKLASFIPWGPASIQVALSRKSPYLPSAHRVSGLMMANHTSISSLFERTCRQYDKLRKREAFLEQFRKEDVFKDNFDELDNSREVVQQLIDEYGAATRPDYISWGSQEQ